The Streptococcus mitis genome has a segment encoding these proteins:
- a CDS encoding YceD family protein gives MKLNIQEIRKQPEGLHFEQTLDLAADLRARNQEILDVKDILAVGKVQYEDRMYFLDYQLSYTIVLASSRSMEPVELVESYPVTEVFMEGATNQLDQEVLDDDLVLPIENGELDLAESVSDNILLNIPIKVLTAEEEAGQGFVSGNDWQIMTEEEYQAQQAVKKEENSPFAGLQGLFDGDE, from the coding sequence ATGAAATTAAATATTCAAGAAATTCGTAAGCAACCTGAAGGCTTGCATTTTGAACAAACGTTAGACCTAGCCGCAGACCTGCGTGCACGTAATCAAGAAATTTTAGATGTAAAAGATATCCTTGCAGTTGGAAAAGTACAGTACGAAGACCGTATGTATTTCTTAGACTATCAACTATCTTATACCATTGTTCTTGCTTCAAGTCGCAGTATGGAGCCAGTTGAGTTAGTTGAATCTTATCCAGTAACGGAAGTTTTCATGGAAGGCGCAACTAACCAACTAGATCAGGAAGTTTTAGACGATGATTTGGTCTTGCCTATCGAAAATGGAGAACTTGACCTTGCTGAGAGCGTATCAGACAATATCCTACTAAATATTCCTATTAAGGTCTTGACGGCTGAAGAAGAGGCTGGTCAAGGATTTGTGTCAGGAAATGACTGGCAAATCATGACTGAGGAAGAATACCAAGCTCAACAAGCAGTCAAGAAAGAAGAAAACAGTCCTTTTGCTGGCTTGCAAGGACTATTTGACGGAGACGAATAA
- a CDS encoding helicase BlpT, with protein MENKELIANATQLLSELNKSFQSCKQGTADDIRLQELLNTTLQELKKAEKLNNSILIDLEKFYQRTSLLIGLGSLKLNDQARTAWRNYDKFHYEHVKHVLTLYGPVFGF; from the coding sequence ATGGAAAACAAAGAACTCATTGCTAATGCAACCCAACTCCTATCCGAGTTAAATAAAAGTTTCCAAAGCTGCAAACAGGGTACGGCAGATGATATTCGACTGCAAGAGCTGCTAAATACTACTCTGCAAGAGCTCAAAAAAGCGGAAAAGTTGAACAACAGTATCTTAATCGATCTTGAGAAATTTTACCAACGTACCAGTCTTCTGATAGGCCTCGGTAGCCTAAAACTCAACGATCAAGCACGCACTGCTTGGCGAAACTATGACAAGTTCCATTACGAGCATGTCAAACACGTACTAACTCTTTATGGACCTGTTTTCGGATTTTAG
- a CDS encoding ATP-binding cassette domain-containing protein encodes MHYRHSRKGNNMIKINHLTITQNKDLRDLVSDLTMTIQDGEKVAIIGEEGNGKSTLLKTLMGEALPDFTIRGDIQYDYQSLAYIPQKLPEELKKKTLHDYFFLDSLDLDYSILYRLAEELHFDGDRFASNQEIGSLSGGEALKIQLIHELAKPFEILFLDEPSNDLDLETVDWLKRQIQKMRQTVIFISHDEDFLSETADTIVHLRLFKHRKEAETLVEHLDYDCYSEQRKANFAKQSKQAANDQRAYDKTMEKHRRVKQNVETALRATKDSTAGRLLAKKMKTVLSQEKRYEKAAQSMTQKPLEEEQIQLFFSDIQPLPTSKVLIQLEKESLSIRERVLAQELQLTVRGQEKIGIIGPNGIGKSTLLAKLQQLLNDKREISLGFMPQDYHKKLQLDLSPIAYLSKTGEKEELQKIQSHLASLNFSYPEMQHQIRSLSGGQQGKLLLLDLVLRKPNFLLLDEPTRNFSPTSQPEIRKLFATYPGGLITVSHDRRFLKDVCSIIYRLTEHGLEVVNLDDL; translated from the coding sequence ATGCACTATCGACATTCTAGAAAGGGCAACAATATGATAAAAATCAATCATCTAACCATCACTCAAAACAAAGATCTACGAGATCTTGTATCTGACCTAACCATGACTATCCAAGACGGGGAAAAAGTTGCTATTATTGGTGAAGAAGGAAATGGCAAATCAACCTTGCTTAAAACTTTAATGGGGGAAGCTTTGCCTGATTTCACTATCAGGGGAGACATTCAGTATGATTATCAGTCACTGGCCTATATTCCTCAAAAACTTCCCGAGGAGCTGAAAAAGAAAACTCTACACGACTACTTCTTTTTAGATTCTCTTGATTTAGACTACAGTATCCTCTATCGTTTGGCTGAGGAATTGCATTTTGATGGCGATCGCTTCGCTAGCAACCAAGAGATTGGCAGTCTATCAGGGGGCGAAGCTTTGAAAATTCAGCTCATCCATGAGTTAGCCAAACCCTTTGAGATTCTATTTTTAGATGAACCTTCAAATGACCTAGACCTTGAGACGGTTGATTGGCTAAAAAGACAGATACAAAAGATGAGGCAAACCGTTATTTTCATTTCCCATGATGAAGACTTTCTTTCTGAAACGGCTGATACTATTGTCCACTTGCGACTGTTCAAGCACCGTAAAGAAGCGGAAACACTAGTAGAGCATTTAGACTATGATTGCTATAGTGAGCAGAGAAAGGCTAATTTTGCCAAACAAAGCAAGCAAGCTGCTAACGACCAAAGAGCCTACGATAAAACCATGGAAAAACATCGACGAGTCAAGCAAAATGTAGAAACTGCGCTTCGAGCTACTAAAGACAGTACTGCCGGTCGCCTATTGGCTAAAAAGATGAAAACTGTCCTCTCACAAGAAAAACGCTACGAAAAAGCAGCTCAGTCCATGACACAAAAGCCACTTGAAGAAGAACAAATCCAACTTTTCTTCTCGGACATCCAACCATTACCGACTTCTAAAGTCTTAATCCAGCTGGAAAAGGAAAGTTTGTCCATTAGAGAGCGTGTTTTAGCGCAAGAACTACAACTAACTGTCCGTGGCCAAGAAAAAATCGGTATCATTGGGCCAAATGGTATTGGAAAATCGACTCTGCTAGCCAAATTACAGCAACTTCTGAATGATAAAAGAGAGATTTCCCTTGGTTTTATGCCACAAGATTACCACAAAAAACTGCAATTGGATTTATCACCAATAGCCTACCTCAGCAAAACTGGAGAAAAAGAGGAACTACAGAAAATCCAATCTCACTTAGCCAGTCTCAATTTCAGTTATCCAGAAATGCAGCATCAAATTCGCTCCTTATCTGGCGGACAACAGGGAAAACTCCTGCTTTTGGATTTAGTCTTGCGCAAACCAAACTTTCTCCTGCTGGATGAACCAACACGAAACTTTTCACCCACTTCTCAACCCGAAATTAGAAAACTCTTTGCCACTTATCCAGGCGGTCTCATCACTGTTTCGCATGACAGGCGTTTCTTAAAAGATGTCTGTTCAATCATCTATCGCTTAACAGAACACGGTCTGGAGGTAGTTAATTTAGACGATTTATAA
- the htpX gene encoding zinc metalloprotease HtpX produces the protein MLFDQIASNKRKTWILLLVFFLLLALVGYAVGYLFMRSGIGGLVIALIIGFIYALSMIFQSTEIVMSMNGAREVDEQTAPDLYHVVEDMAMVAQIPMPRVFIIDDPALNAFATGSNPQNAAVAATSGLLAIMNREELEAVMGHEVSHIRNYDIRISTIAVALASAITMLSSMAGRMMWWGGAGRRRSDDDRDGNGLEIIMLVVSLLAIVLAPLAATLVQLAISRQREFLADASSVELTRNPQGMINALRKLDNSKPMSRPVDDASSALYINDPKKGGGFQKLFYTHPPISERIERLKHM, from the coding sequence ATGTTGTTTGATCAAATTGCAAGCAATAAACGAAAAACCTGGATTTTGTTGCTGGTATTTTTCCTACTCTTAGCTCTTGTTGGCTATGCGGTTGGTTACCTCTTTATGCGGTCTGGGATTGGTGGTTTGGTTATCGCACTGATTATCGGCTTTATCTATGCCTTGTCCATGATTTTTCAATCGACAGAGATTGTCATGTCCATGAATGGAGCGCGTGAGGTGGATGAACAAACGGCACCAGACCTCTACCATGTAGTAGAAGATATGGCTATGGTGGCTCAGATTCCTATGCCACGTGTTTTCATCATTGATGATCCAGCCTTAAATGCCTTTGCGACAGGTTCTAACCCCCAAAATGCGGCGGTTGCTGCGACGTCAGGTCTCCTAGCTATCATGAATCGTGAAGAACTAGAAGCTGTTATGGGACATGAAGTCAGTCATATTCGTAACTACGATATCCGCATTTCAACTATTGCTGTCGCCCTTGCTAGTGCTATCACCATGCTTTCTAGTATGGCAGGTCGTATGATGTGGTGGGGTGGAGCAGGTCGCAGACGAAGTGATGATGACCGAGATGGAAATGGCTTAGAAATCATTATGCTAGTGGTTTCCCTACTTGCAATTGTGCTGGCACCTCTCGCTGCAACATTGGTGCAACTAGCTATTTCTCGTCAGAGGGAATTTCTAGCTGATGCTTCCAGTGTCGAGTTGACCCGCAATCCTCAAGGGATGATTAATGCTCTACGTAAGTTGGATAATAGTAAACCGATGAGTCGTCCTGTCGATGATGCCAGCAGTGCACTTTATATCAATGATCCTAAGAAAGGTGGAGGGTTCCAAAAACTCTTTTATACCCACCCACCTATCTCAGAACGGATTGAACGTTTAAAACATATGTAA
- the nth gene encoding endonuclease III yields MVLSKKRARKVLEEIIALFPDAKPSLDFTNHFELLVAVMLSAQTTDAAVNKATPGLFAAFPTPQAMSVATENEIASHISRLGLYRNKAKFLKKCAQQLLDDFDGQVPQTREELESLAGVGRKTANVVMSVGFGIPAFAVDTHVERICKHHDIVKKSATPLEVEKRVMDILPPEKWLAAHQAMIYFGRAICHPKNPECDQYPQLYDFSNL; encoded by the coding sequence ATGGTCTTGTCAAAAAAACGAGCACGGAAGGTGCTAGAAGAAATCATTGCTCTTTTTCCAGATGCCAAGCCCAGTCTTGATTTTACCAATCATTTTGAACTCTTGGTTGCGGTCATGTTGTCAGCCCAGACGACGGATGCAGCGGTAAATAAGGCCACACCAGGTCTCTTTGCTGCCTTTCCAACGCCCCAAGCCATGTCTGTGGCGACAGAGAATGAGATTGCTTCACACATTTCTCGTTTGGGATTGTATCGGAATAAAGCTAAATTCCTTAAAAAATGTGCCCAACAACTATTAGATGATTTTGATGGTCAAGTTCCTCAGACACGTGAGGAATTGGAAAGTCTGGCAGGTGTTGGTCGCAAGACAGCCAATGTTGTCATGAGTGTGGGATTTGGGATTCCAGCCTTTGCGGTCGATACCCATGTGGAGCGTATTTGTAAGCACCACGATATTGTCAAAAAATCAGCGACACCACTTGAGGTGGAAAAGCGGGTCATGGATATCTTGCCACCTGAGAAGTGGTTAGCAGCCCATCAGGCCATGATTTATTTTGGAAGAGCCATCTGTCACCCTAAAAATCCAGAGTGTGACCAGTACCCACAATTATATGATTTTAGCAATTTGTAA
- the pyrR gene encoding bifunctional pyr operon transcriptional regulator/uracil phosphoribosyltransferase PyrR, whose product MKTKEVVDELTVKRAITRITYEIIERNKDLNKIVLAGIKTRGVFIAHRIQERLEQLENLSVPVVELDTKPFRDDVKSGEDTSLVSVDVTDREVILVDDVLYTGRTIRAAIDNIVGHGRPARVSLAVLVDRGHRELPIRPDYVGKNIPTSRSEEIIVEMAELDGQDRVLITEEA is encoded by the coding sequence ATGAAGACAAAAGAAGTTGTAGACGAATTGACCGTCAAACGAGCGATTACGCGTATTACTTATGAGATTATCGAACGCAACAAAGATTTGAATAAAATCGTCTTGGCTGGTATTAAAACTCGCGGTGTCTTTATCGCCCACCGTATCCAAGAACGTTTGGAGCAGCTAGAAAATCTTTCAGTTCCTGTTGTGGAATTGGATACGAAACCTTTCCGTGATGATGTTAAAAGTGGAGAAGATACTTCTTTGGTTTCTGTCGATGTGACAGACCGTGAAGTTATCTTGGTGGATGATGTGCTTTATACAGGCCGTACCATCCGCGCCGCTATTGATAATATTGTAGGACATGGACGTCCTGCGCGCGTGAGTTTAGCAGTCTTAGTCGATCGTGGACATAGAGAATTGCCAATCCGTCCAGATTACGTTGGGAAAAATATCCCAACCAGTCGTTCTGAAGAAATCATCGTAGAGATGGCAGAACTTGATGGCCAAGATAGAGTTCTGATTACTGAAGAAGCTTAG